A single genomic interval of Rosistilla ulvae harbors:
- a CDS encoding anthranilate synthase component I family protein yields MVIPTPADLHPATPDFTSAGDCPLVAPLPPQTDLREVFLRLCHLPHCLWLDSAKPMPDLGRYSFLTADPIEIVSATDDDADPLAKLQKFIPLLSQAAAPGLPPFQGGLAGVLGYELGRSLEPIPAPRFNDLPTPPLCVGLYDWTIAVDHQQNRGWIISQGWPETDPDRRRVAAARRMQQIQWWLGCTPTAMPRPPRSAPRAHDALAPQFRTPIDPSLTSNFAPGEFRTAVGDVIDYIRRGDAFQVNLAQRLLYPDQHGAVAAYLRMRSRNAAPFAGYFDGGDWQVVSASPERFLQIDDRFVETRPIKGTCPRTGDAAVDQQLGAQLLSSLKDRAENVMIVDLMRNDLSRVCNDDSIDVAGLCELEQYECVQHLVSRVHGRLRDDVDVVDLLRASFPGGSITGAPKVRAMQIIAELEPTARGPYCGSLGYLSTGGRGDLNILIRTVTCRDGWLQMPVGGGITSRSKPEQEEQETWDKAEGMLRAVL; encoded by the coding sequence ATGGTGATCCCCACGCCCGCCGACCTGCACCCCGCCACGCCCGACTTCACGTCGGCGGGGGATTGCCCGTTGGTCGCGCCTCTGCCGCCGCAAACCGATCTCCGCGAGGTCTTCCTGCGGCTGTGCCATCTGCCCCATTGCCTCTGGTTGGACAGCGCCAAACCGATGCCCGATCTGGGCCGGTATTCGTTCCTCACCGCCGATCCGATCGAAATCGTATCGGCCACCGACGACGACGCCGATCCGCTGGCCAAGCTGCAAAAATTCATCCCCTTGCTCAGCCAAGCTGCCGCGCCGGGGCTGCCTCCCTTCCAAGGAGGCCTCGCCGGCGTCCTGGGCTACGAACTGGGCCGATCGCTCGAACCGATCCCCGCACCGCGGTTCAACGACTTGCCGACACCGCCGCTCTGCGTGGGCCTTTACGATTGGACGATCGCCGTCGATCACCAACAGAACCGCGGCTGGATCATCAGCCAAGGCTGGCCCGAAACCGATCCCGATCGGCGACGCGTCGCCGCCGCGCGACGGATGCAGCAGATCCAATGGTGGTTGGGGTGCACGCCGACGGCGATGCCTCGACCGCCGCGATCCGCTCCGCGGGCACACGACGCGCTGGCGCCGCAGTTCCGCACGCCGATCGACCCTTCGCTGACCAGCAACTTCGCCCCCGGTGAATTTCGCACCGCAGTCGGCGACGTGATCGATTACATCCGCCGCGGCGATGCCTTCCAAGTCAACCTCGCCCAGCGATTGTTGTATCCCGACCAACACGGAGCGGTTGCCGCTTACCTGCGGATGCGATCGCGGAACGCCGCTCCGTTTGCCGGCTATTTTGACGGCGGTGATTGGCAAGTTGTCAGCGCTTCGCCGGAGCGGTTCCTGCAAATCGATGACCGCTTCGTCGAGACTCGACCGATCAAGGGAACCTGCCCGCGGACCGGCGACGCCGCGGTCGATCAACAGCTTGGGGCGCAACTGCTATCCAGTCTCAAGGACCGCGCCGAAAACGTGATGATTGTCGATCTGATGCGAAACGATCTGTCGCGAGTCTGCAACGACGATTCGATCGACGTCGCTGGGCTCTGCGAACTGGAACAATATGAATGCGTCCAGCACCTGGTCTCGCGCGTCCACGGCAGGCTGCGCGACGATGTCGACGTGGTCGATCTGTTGAGAGCCAGCTTTCCCGGCGGATCGATCACCGGAGCTCCGAAGGTCCGCGCGATGCAGATCATCGCCGAACTGGAACCGACAGCTCGCGGTCCCTATTGCGGATCGCTCGGCTACCTTTCGACCGGCGGCCGCGGCGACCTGAACATCTTGATCCGCACCGTCACCTGCCGCGACGGCTGGCTTCAGATGCCCGTCGGTGGCGGGATCACATCGCGCAGCAAACCGGAGCAAGAGGAACAGGAGACGTGGGACAAGGCCGAGGGGATGTTGCGGGCTGTCCTCTAA
- a CDS encoding 3-oxoacyl-ACP synthase III: MQFENVCIESLGVHLPEEVWTSDEIERRLEPLYSRLRLPEGRLELMSSIAQRRVWPAGTLPSGPSIESCKSAISAAGIDPARVGCLIHASVCRDFLEPATASRVHHGAGLSPNCWVYDVSNACLGLLNGIVQIATLIEQGAIEAGIVVGTENSRPLLEATINNLNADESITRKTVKPAFASLTIGSGSCAVLLTHRRISQSGSRLEHAVSHAATDGHNLCRSDTDSAGANMAPLMDTDSERLLAAGVAAGAAGFEKLLADAKWDRADIDRTICHQVGGRHRALMLETLSLPPENDTAVFPWLGNTGSVALPLALAAAGQYQHVQPDQRIGLLGIGSGINCVMLGCKWQETRVAGNLPAVEPVMGQESLTAVEA; encoded by the coding sequence TTGCAATTTGAAAACGTCTGCATCGAATCGCTGGGAGTCCATTTGCCCGAAGAAGTTTGGACTAGCGACGAGATCGAACGCCGCCTGGAACCGCTCTACAGCCGGCTGCGTCTGCCCGAAGGCCGCCTGGAATTGATGAGTTCGATCGCCCAGCGCCGCGTTTGGCCCGCCGGCACTCTGCCCAGCGGTCCGAGTATCGAGAGCTGCAAGTCGGCGATCTCCGCCGCCGGAATCGATCCAGCCCGCGTCGGATGCCTGATCCACGCCAGCGTCTGCCGCGACTTCCTCGAACCCGCCACGGCGTCGCGCGTCCATCACGGCGCTGGCCTTTCGCCAAACTGCTGGGTCTATGACGTCTCCAACGCCTGCCTCGGTCTGCTCAACGGGATCGTGCAGATCGCGACGCTGATCGAACAGGGTGCGATCGAAGCCGGTATCGTTGTCGGGACCGAGAACAGCCGCCCGCTGTTGGAAGCGACGATCAACAACCTGAACGCCGATGAATCGATCACGCGCAAGACGGTCAAACCGGCTTTCGCTTCGCTGACGATCGGCTCGGGCAGCTGTGCCGTGCTGCTGACCCACCGCCGGATCAGCCAATCGGGCTCGCGACTGGAGCACGCGGTTTCGCATGCCGCCACCGACGGACATAACCTCTGCCGCAGCGACACCGATTCAGCCGGTGCGAACATGGCGCCGTTGATGGATACCGATTCGGAACGTCTGTTGGCCGCGGGAGTTGCCGCCGGAGCCGCCGGGTTCGAGAAACTGCTTGCCGATGCCAAATGGGATCGCGCCGACATCGATCGAACGATCTGCCATCAAGTGGGCGGACGCCATCGCGCGCTGATGTTGGAAACGCTGAGTCTGCCCCCGGAAAATGACACCGCCGTCTTCCCATGGTTGGGCAACACCGGTTCGGTCGCGTTGCCGCTGGCGCTGGCCGCGGCTGGTCAATACCAACATGTTCAACCCGACCAACGAATTGGTCTGCTCGGCATCGGCTCGGGAATCAATTGTGTGATGCTGGGGTGCAAGTGGCAGGAGACGCGGGTCGCTGGCAATCTGCCAGCGGTTGAACCCGTGATGGGGCAAGAATCGTTGACTGCTGTCGAAGCTTGA